One genomic region from Phragmites australis chromosome 1, lpPhrAust1.1, whole genome shotgun sequence encodes:
- the LOC133926404 gene encoding uncharacterized protein LOC133926404: MDRTLPVAAAVSVVLMCFSGLSRAERLGARECEELGFTGLAVCSDCNALAEFVKDQELVVDCRKCCTEDSDDSISKLTFSGAIIEVCMRKLVFYPEVVGFLEEAKDGFPYVEARYSYGSPPKLIMLDDKGEQKETIRIDNWKREHIRQFLMEKVKPLKSDS, translated from the exons ATGGATCGAACTCTTCCCGTCGCGGCGGCCGTCTCCGTGGTGCTCATGTGCTTCTCCGGCCTCAGCCGTGCCGAGCGGCTCGGGGCGAGGGAGTGCGAGGAGCTGGGGTTCACCGGCCTCGCCGTCTGCTCCGACTGCAACGCCCTCGCCGAATTCGTCAAGGACCAAG AGCTGGTGGTGGACTGCCGTAAATGTTGCACTGAGGATTCAGATGATTCTATCAGCAAG CTCACATTCTCCGGTGCAATAATTGAGGTGTGTATGAGAAAGCTGGTGTTTTATCCAGAAGTTGTTGGCTTCCTCGAAGAGGCTAAAGATGGCTTTCCTTATGTGGAAGCCCGTTATTCCTATGGTTCTCCACCAAAGCTCATAATGCTTGACGACAAAGGCGAACAGAAGGAGACCATAAG GATCGACAACTGGAAGCGAGAGCATATTCGGCAGTTTCTCATGGAGAAGGTGAAGCCACTGAAATCAGACAGCTGA
- the LOC133926425 gene encoding uncharacterized protein LOC133926425 has protein sequence MARTEKVAGDSCSGCEGQVEVEVGVGVDGKGLIECRICQEEGEEGAMDSPCACTGTLKFAHRKCIQRWCNKKGNITCEICNQIYSPNYVLPPTTCCSDEMDMDLRQNWVGRIDSHDSHFLAIAIAEQQLLQAEFNDCVSLNSSGVTCCRAIALILMFLLLVRHVIVIVRDVSMLQDATVLFSATLQFAGFFLPCYVIARSCYAFQHRRRRQV, from the exons ATGGCGCGCACCGAGAAGGTTGCCGGTGATAGCTGCTCCGGCTGCGAAGgccaggtggaggtggaggtcgGGGTGGGGGTGGACGGCAAGGGGCTGATAGAGTGCCGGATATGccaggaggagggggaggagggcgCCATGGACTCCCCCTGCGCCTGCACTGGTACACTCAAG TTCGCCCACAGGAAATGCATACAAAGATGGTGCAACAAGAAGGGGAATATTACATGTGAAATCTGCAACCAA ATTTACTCCCCAAACTATGTCCTCCCTCCAACCACATGTTGTTCAGATGAAATGGACATGGATCTTAG GCAAAACTGGGTTGGACGAATTGATTCTCATGATTCTCACTTTCTAGCCATTGCCATTGcagagcagcagctgctgcaagCTGAATTTAATGATTGTGTTTCCTTGAATTCTAGTGGCGTCACATGCTGCCGAGCTATTGCTTTAATT TTGATGTTCCTTTTGCTTGTGCGCCATGTGATCGTCATCGTGAGGGATGTTAGCATGCTACAAGATGCAACAGTGTTGTTCAGT GCAACTCTTCAGTTTGCGGGATTCTTCCTTCCATGCTATGTTATAGCGCGTTCTTGCTATGCTTTTCAACACCGGAGGCGAAGACAG GTGTAA